CCCGATTCTCCCGCGTGATTACGAGCGGGTTGATCTCCAGCATGGAGCAGTCTTCTTTTTTGAAGCATTCATAGAGGTTGATGATGAATGGCACCATCTCCTTCATGGCTTCCTTGCTGACGTTGAGCTGAAACGCAATTTTTCTGGCAAGATAGGGTTTGACGCCGATGACGGGGTCGACCGTTTCCTTGATAATTTTTTCGGGCGTCTCTGCGGCGACTTCCTCAATCTCCATGCCGCCTGCTTCGCTGGCCATGATGAGTGGAAGGCTGGTTTCGCGGTCGATGACAATGCCAAAATAAAGTTCTTTGGCAATGTCCATGCCCTCTTCAATAAGAACTTTTTTGACGAGTCGTCCTTCGGGGCCTGTCTGCGGAGTGACCAAGGTCATGCCCAGGATTTTCTTCGCATGTTTTTCAGCATCCGCCGGGCTTTTCGCGAGCTTTACGCCGCCGCCTTTACCGCGTCCGCCTGCATGAATCTGGGCTTTGACGACAACGACGGGCGTTCCGATTTTTTTGGCCGCGGCCGGAGCCTGCGACGCTTTATCAACGACAATCCCGTTAGGAACGGGAACGTTGTATTTTCTGAGTATTTCTTTGGCTTGATATTCGTGAATCTTCATAATTTTTTCGTTTATTTCGCTTCAAAAGGAAGCCAGTTTGTATCACAGGGGCTTCGGCTTGTCAAAACAAAATAAATACAAACCTTTTGCTTTAGCGCGGCTTGGAATTTTTACTGTTGCTTGGGTGGGGGATTAAAGAACGGGAGGGTGAGCGCGGATCAACGCATCGTAGGGCTTGGGCGCCGTGGCTTCAACATTTTGAGGTGATGGAACGAATCGGTTTCGCCTCGCCCTGATCTTCTTCCTGACTGAGTAGTTGTTGCCATGCTTCCAGTAATGGCGTGAGAACGCGTATCACGGATTCGAGCGCTTTCTTGTCGGATTTGATATTGGCCAGAGTCAACTGACGGATGATGAATTGGTAGAGCGATTCGAGTTTGTTTGCAACGTCGCCTCCCTTGTCCCGATCTAGAGCGAGCGATAGTTCGTTGATGATGTCGTGAGTCTTTCGGATATACAGACTTTTCTTCGCAATATCGTTAGAGTTCATGCTGTTCAGGGCCATACTGGAAAATTTAATCGCCCCTTCATACATCATGATAATGAGTTTTCCCTGATTGGACGTGGAAATCTCATTTTTCCGGTATTGGTAGTGGAAATTAGAGGGAACCATATATCGTAAAACTCCTAGTCAATTTAAAATCTACCTGCTCTTGATCGGTTTTTTAATAGTTGCTCGAAAAATCTACTTGCTCTTGAACCATTCTTTGATACCTGTTTGAAAAATCTACTTGCTCTTGAACAGGTCTTGAATGCCTGCCAGAGCTTGTGAAAAAGTGTCTTTCTGAGAATTGAGTCTACCGACGACAATTTCCATGTTCGTGAACTTGCGTTGCAAGTCTTCTTCAAACAGCAACAGCCGCTCTTCCATCTTTAATATGGTCGTGTCAAAATCTGAAATCGTGTCTTCGACCGTATCGATTTCTGAGGACAGCGGTCCGTTGAGAGAGGTGTCTACCAAAAGATTCAGACTGCGATTCAAAATCTCTCCAACGCCCAGAGTCAACGTGATGGAGCCATAACTGCCGTCGCTCAAACTGGAAACGCGAAAGTTCAATCCTTCTGCGTCGGTGCCTTCGGCGCCTGCATAAAAATTGCCTCCGCCGACCGCGTCGACGTAATTGTTTTCTCCCGCTTTGCTGAGTTGCGGAACGCCGTTTTGCACGCGAATGTCATAGCTTCCCGATTGAGTTTCTTTGGTAAAGCCAACAAAAGTGATGCCGACATTGCTGGTGGAGCCTGTGCTGGTGAACAGCTTGCTGACGTTCTGTGGATCGCTTGCAAGCGCGCTGGTAAATTCGCTTTTATCGAGTAGCAATGTGCCGTCGGACTGCGTGGAAATACCGATCTGGGCCAGAAAATTGAACTGTCCTGTTACGCCCTGAACCTGATTCGTTATGGTGGAGCGTAAAGTCTGTTGCAGATTCTGGACGGTAAAATTACCAAACAGGGTGCCGGTTTGATTGGTCGATACATCGACTTTCAATTGTTCGCCAATGAACAGCATCAGATCGT
This window of the Candidatus Nitrohelix vancouverensis genome carries:
- the sucC gene encoding ADP-forming succinate--CoA ligase subunit beta, with amino-acid sequence MKIHEYQAKEILRKYNVPVPNGIVVDKASQAPAAAKKIGTPVVVVKAQIHAGGRGKGGGVKLAKSPADAEKHAKKILGMTLVTPQTGPEGRLVKKVLIEEGMDIAKELYFGIVIDRETSLPLIMASEAGGMEIEEVAAETPEKIIKETVDPVIGVKPYLARKIAFQLNVSKEAMKEMVPFIINLYECFKKEDCSMLEINPLVITRENRVLSLDAKFDIDDNAMHRHKDTLAYRDLDEEDPMEVDASSFNLNYIKLEGNIGCMVNGAGLAMATMDIIKLSGGEPANFLDVGGGANEEMIENGFRILLADPHVKAIFINIFGGILRCDILARGVVSAAKKLDVKVPIVVRMEGTNMEDGHLILKNSGMNFLVGDGMKDAAQKVVKAIQ
- the fliS gene encoding flagellar export chaperone FliS, whose amino-acid sequence is MVPSNFHYQYRKNEISTSNQGKLIIMMYEGAIKFSSMALNSMNSNDIAKKSLYIRKTHDIINELSLALDRDKGGDVANKLESLYQFIIRQLTLANIKSDKKALESVIRVLTPLLEAWQQLLSQEEDQGEAKPIRSITSKC